In a genomic window of Pseudomonas mohnii:
- a CDS encoding GNAT family N-acetyltransferase, translating to MWIERLDASHALAYRELMLEAYDRHPQAFTSSVRERASMPLQWWESRLTGKLDQVFGAFEEGRLAGIVGLAFEPREKARHKATLFGMYVSADVRQRGLGYQLVQAVLAEAQQHPELRLIKLTVTAGNDAAFNLYRRCGFIQFGLEPMAVRVGEEYFDKIHMWCEIQAHRQSLSERACSR from the coding sequence ATGTGGATCGAACGTCTCGATGCCAGCCATGCCCTGGCTTACCGGGAGTTGATGCTCGAAGCCTATGACCGTCACCCGCAGGCGTTCACCTCCAGCGTGCGCGAGCGGGCCTCCATGCCCTTGCAGTGGTGGGAGTCGCGCCTGACCGGCAAGCTGGATCAAGTGTTCGGCGCGTTCGAAGAGGGCAGGTTGGCGGGCATTGTCGGGCTGGCCTTCGAGCCTCGGGAAAAGGCCCGGCACAAGGCGACGCTGTTTGGTATGTACGTGTCCGCCGATGTCCGTCAACGCGGACTCGGCTATCAATTGGTGCAGGCGGTGTTGGCCGAGGCGCAGCAGCATCCGGAACTGCGGCTGATCAAACTGACCGTCACCGCCGGCAATGACGCTGCGTTCAACCTGTACCGTCGTTGCGGGTTCATCCAGTTCGGGCTTGAGCCGATGGCGGTGCGGGTGGGCGAGGAGTATTTCGACAAGATTCACATGTGGTGTGAGATCCAGGCACACCGCCAATCCCTGTCGGAGCGCGCTTGCTCGCGATAG
- a CDS encoding glucosyltransferase domain-containing protein, with product MGRFSDFFVRELGRRQVWLFFLLATFLYVLPLILADFPYIDDNWRSLSAGMAWAQQGRLFAELFYNALTFSSAAPNIFPLPLLIATVAMASALTSLTFHYFRQPTVARCLVLLPLWYNPFFLQNLSYQYDGPIMVLSVVAVIYAITFRHPSRNVQWLVPSFLIALALGLYQVSLNVFLGLCCLEVLRAANDKVAWPQWGGLIGWKLAQLVLGGLIYGVSAYPFMGEGRTLLLNGGTQPLLQIQINLGRVLENVVLLFHGGFAWVFAGLLLCALAGAVRLGSRVVRRPDSGPKKLLIGLLCVLSVPMVLLLVSGVALFFRDFNEGARTLMGFAVLLVLMFYLAHLALAPLHERLPLLLVVPLLAMLSLSFAYGRVLVLQKTFAGSALYSLEYDIASHRALREAKRIYLSVTYSDHWLAGAAGSFKHMPVLHYLLNIDYFMLAENLPTVGITNVVAEKERRNATKVGYQGFPSLVESRYYRIYLIGDYGFIVMKEPAPVKTLRW from the coding sequence ATGGGCAGATTCAGTGATTTCTTCGTCAGGGAACTCGGTCGCCGTCAGGTCTGGCTGTTTTTCCTGCTCGCGACCTTTTTGTATGTGCTGCCGCTGATCCTGGCGGACTTCCCTTACATTGATGACAACTGGCGCTCGCTGTCGGCAGGGATGGCCTGGGCCCAACAGGGACGATTGTTCGCCGAGCTGTTCTACAACGCGTTGACCTTCAGCAGCGCCGCGCCGAACATCTTTCCGTTGCCGCTGTTGATCGCGACCGTGGCCATGGCCTCGGCACTGACCAGCCTGACCTTTCATTACTTCCGTCAACCGACGGTCGCCCGTTGTCTGGTGCTGTTGCCGCTCTGGTACAACCCGTTCTTCCTGCAAAACCTCTCTTACCAGTACGACGGCCCGATCATGGTCCTGAGCGTGGTGGCGGTGATCTACGCCATCACCTTTCGCCACCCCTCGCGCAATGTGCAATGGCTGGTGCCGTCATTCCTGATTGCACTGGCGCTAGGGTTGTATCAGGTGAGCCTCAATGTGTTTCTCGGCCTGTGTTGCCTGGAAGTGTTGCGGGCCGCCAATGACAAAGTGGCCTGGCCGCAGTGGGGCGGCTTGATCGGCTGGAAGCTCGCTCAACTCGTGCTGGGCGGGTTGATCTACGGCGTCAGCGCTTACCCCTTCATGGGAGAGGGGCGCACGCTGTTGCTGAACGGGGGCACGCAACCCTTGCTGCAAATCCAGATCAACCTCGGCCGGGTGCTGGAGAACGTGGTGTTGCTGTTCCATGGCGGATTTGCCTGGGTGTTCGCCGGGTTGCTGCTGTGCGCCCTTGCCGGTGCGGTTCGCCTGGGTTCACGGGTTGTGCGGCGTCCGGACAGTGGACCGAAGAAACTGTTGATCGGCCTGCTCTGTGTGCTGAGCGTGCCCATGGTGCTGCTGTTGGTGTCGGGGGTTGCCCTGTTTTTCCGCGACTTCAACGAAGGCGCCAGAACCCTGATGGGCTTCGCGGTCTTGCTGGTGCTGATGTTCTACCTGGCTCATCTGGCACTGGCCCCCCTGCACGAGCGATTGCCGCTGCTGTTGGTGGTGCCGCTGTTGGCGATGTTGTCACTGTCGTTCGCCTATGGGCGTGTGCTGGTGCTGCAGAAAACCTTCGCCGGCAGCGCGCTCTACAGCCTCGAGTACGACATCGCCAGCCATCGGGCGCTGCGCGAGGCCAAGCGCATTTACCTGTCGGTGACCTATTCCGATCATTGGTTGGCCGGGGCCGCAGGCTCGTTCAAGCACATGCCGGTGTTGCACTATTTACTGAACATCGACTATTTCATGCTGGCCGAAAACCTGCCCACGGTGGGCATCACCAACGTGGTCGCGGAGAAGGAGCGGCGTAACGCGACGAAGGTCGGGTATCAAGGCTTTCCCTCGCTGGTGGAGAGCCGGTATTACCGGATCTACCTGATCGGGGATTACGGCTTTATCGTGATGAAGGAACCGGCCCCGGTCAAAACGCTTCGCTGGTGA
- the metE gene encoding 5-methyltetrahydropteroyltriglutamate--homocysteine S-methyltransferase, whose translation MALAHTLGFPRIGADRELKKALESYWKGDLDQDALQSVGRQLRATHWQLQKDAGIDLLPVGDFAWYDQVLTHSLAFGVIPERFDSTRDTHGLPTLDTLFAMARGATTTCCGGEHGQTQYAQELTKWFDTNYHYLVPEFSAEQPFKLSWEQLFDEVAEARALGHNVKPVIIGPLTYLWLGKAKGNHFDKLDLLERLLPVYNEILGRLAAQGVEWVQIDEPILTLDLPQAWKNAFERAYHILQYSPLKKLVATYFSGLQDNLGLAVGLPVQGLHIDAVRAPDQLLHVLDRLPTYKILSVGLVNGRNVWRCELEPVLAQLQFAQERFGDNLWVSSSCSLLHSPVDVEREDKLDPELKSWLAFAVQKCGEIAVLRDALNDPQAPKVQAALAESRAVQLSRAESPRIHKADVQARVAAIGPNDSQRHAPFAKRIEQQRARLKLPAFPTTTIGSFPQTASIRLARQAFKQGKLSANDYTDAMRHEVRHSVQIQERLGLDVLVHGEAERNDMVEYFAEQLDGYLFTRFGWVQSYGSRCVKPAIIYGDLSRPNAMTVDWITYAQGQTDKVMKGMLTGPVTMLMWSFPREDVSRKVQAQQLALALRDEVLDLEAAGIKIVQIDEAAFREGLPLRRAQWQEYLDWAVEAFRLSASGVRDETQIHTHMCYSEFNDVIEAIAAMDADVITVETSRSDMELLEAFKAFDYPNDIGPGVYDIHSPRVPDTAEMVKLMSKAVKRIPAERLWVNPDCGLKTRAWPETEAALVNMVAAARQLRSQLA comes from the coding sequence ATGGCCTTGGCCCACACCCTTGGTTTTCCGCGCATCGGCGCCGACCGCGAACTGAAAAAAGCCCTCGAATCCTACTGGAAGGGCGATCTCGACCAGGATGCGCTGCAAAGCGTCGGCCGCCAGCTGCGTGCCACCCACTGGCAATTGCAAAAAGACGCCGGTATCGACCTGCTGCCCGTTGGCGACTTCGCCTGGTACGACCAGGTACTGACCCACTCCCTGGCCTTCGGTGTGATCCCCGAGCGCTTCGACAGCACCCGGGACACGCACGGCCTGCCGACCCTCGACACCCTGTTCGCCATGGCCCGTGGCGCCACGACGACCTGTTGCGGCGGTGAGCATGGCCAGACGCAATACGCCCAGGAACTGACCAAGTGGTTCGACACCAACTACCACTACCTGGTCCCGGAATTCAGCGCCGAGCAGCCCTTCAAGCTGAGCTGGGAACAGCTGTTCGACGAAGTCGCTGAAGCCAGGGCCCTGGGTCACAACGTCAAACCGGTGATCATCGGCCCGCTGACGTACCTGTGGCTGGGCAAGGCCAAAGGCAACCACTTCGACAAGCTCGACCTGCTGGAACGCCTGCTGCCGGTGTACAACGAAATCCTCGGCCGCCTTGCCGCCCAAGGCGTGGAATGGGTGCAGATCGATGAACCGATCCTGACCCTCGACCTGCCGCAAGCCTGGAAAAACGCCTTCGAACGCGCCTATCACATCCTCCAGTACTCGCCGCTGAAAAAACTCGTGGCGACCTACTTCAGCGGTCTGCAGGACAACCTTGGCCTGGCCGTTGGCCTGCCGGTGCAAGGTCTGCACATTGATGCGGTGCGCGCCCCCGACCAACTGCTGCATGTGCTCGATCGCCTGCCGACCTACAAGATTCTCTCGGTGGGCCTGGTCAATGGCCGCAACGTCTGGCGCTGCGAACTGGAGCCTGTCCTCGCACAACTGCAATTTGCCCAGGAACGCTTTGGCGACAACCTGTGGGTCAGCAGTTCCTGCTCGCTGCTGCACAGTCCGGTGGATGTGGAGCGTGAAGACAAACTCGATCCGGAACTGAAAAGCTGGCTGGCGTTTGCCGTCCAAAAGTGTGGCGAAATCGCTGTGTTGCGCGATGCCTTGAACGATCCACAGGCGCCCAAGGTGCAAGCCGCCCTGGCCGAGAGCCGCGCCGTTCAGCTCAGCCGCGCCGAGTCACCGCGCATCCACAAGGCCGACGTGCAGGCACGTGTCGCGGCGATTGGCCCGAACGACAGCCAGCGTCATGCGCCGTTTGCCAAGCGCATCGAACAGCAGCGTGCACGCCTGAAACTGCCGGCGTTTCCGACCACCACCATCGGCTCGTTCCCGCAGACGGCATCCATCCGTCTGGCACGCCAGGCCTTCAAGCAAGGCAAGCTGTCGGCCAATGACTACACCGACGCCATGCGTCATGAAGTCCGTCACTCCGTGCAGATCCAGGAGCGCCTGGGGCTGGATGTGCTGGTCCATGGTGAAGCCGAGCGCAATGACATGGTCGAGTACTTCGCCGAACAGCTGGACGGCTACCTGTTTACCCGTTTCGGCTGGGTGCAGAGCTACGGTTCGCGCTGCGTGAAACCGGCGATCATCTACGGTGACCTGAGCCGACCGAACGCCATGACCGTCGACTGGATTACTTATGCACAGGGTCAGACCGACAAGGTCATGAAAGGCATGCTCACCGGGCCCGTGACCATGCTGATGTGGTCGTTCCCCCGTGAAGACGTGTCACGCAAAGTCCAGGCGCAACAATTGGCCTTGGCCCTGCGTGACGAAGTGCTGGACCTGGAAGCCGCTGGCATCAAGATCGTGCAGATCGACGAAGCCGCGTTCCGTGAAGGCCTGCCACTGCGTCGGGCGCAATGGCAGGAATACCTCGACTGGGCGGTGGAAGCGTTCCGCCTGAGTGCCAGTGGTGTGCGTGACGAAACCCAGATCCACACCCACATGTGCTACAGCGAATTCAATGACGTGATCGAAGCCATCGCGGCCATGGACGCGGACGTGATCACCGTTGAAACGTCGCGTTCCGACATGGAATTGCTGGAAGCGTTCAAGGCGTTCGACTACCCGAACGACATCGGTCCGGGCGTCTACGACATCCACTCGCCACGGGTGCCGGACACCGCCGAGATGGTCAAGCTGATGAGCAAAGCGGTGAAGCGCATTCCGGCCGAGCGTTTGTGGGTCAACCCCGATTGCGGTCTGAAAACCCGTGCCTGGCCGGAAACCGAAGCGGCGCTGGTGAACATGGTGGCGGCGGCGCGACAGTTGCGTAGCCAGTTGGCGTGA
- the metR gene encoding transcriptional regulator MetR: MLEIRHLKTLHALREADSLVDAADRLHLTQSALSHQFKELEERMGMPLFVRKTKPVRFTSAGLRLLQLADATLPLLRGAERDIARLAGGTAGRLHMAIECHSCFQWLMPTIDQFRDAWPEVELDLASGFSFAPLPALARGDLDLVVTSDPLDLAGITYVPLFTYEAMLAVANQHRLASKAYIVPEDLVTETLITYPVERDRLDIFTRFLEPADIEPAQVRTSELTVMMMQLVASGRGVCGMPHWALHEYSSRGYVKAKRLGEKGLFATLYAAVRTDMLDAPYMRDFLLTAKDTSFSTLDGVSAVR; encoded by the coding sequence GTGCTTGAAATCCGTCACCTGAAGACCCTGCACGCCTTGCGCGAAGCCGACAGCCTGGTGGATGCGGCCGATCGCCTGCATTTGACCCAGTCGGCGCTGTCCCACCAGTTCAAGGAACTGGAAGAGCGCATGGGCATGCCGCTGTTCGTGCGCAAGACCAAACCGGTGCGCTTCACCAGCGCCGGCTTGCGCCTGCTGCAACTGGCCGACGCCACGCTGCCGCTGCTGCGTGGCGCCGAACGCGACATCGCGCGGCTGGCCGGTGGTACCGCCGGACGCTTGCACATGGCGATCGAATGCCACAGTTGCTTTCAGTGGCTGATGCCGACCATCGATCAATTCCGCGACGCCTGGCCGGAAGTCGAGCTGGACCTGGCTTCGGGGTTTTCCTTCGCGCCCCTTCCGGCCCTGGCCCGTGGCGATCTGGACCTGGTGGTGACCTCCGATCCGCTGGACTTGGCGGGGATCACTTACGTGCCGTTGTTCACCTACGAGGCGATGCTCGCCGTGGCCAACCAGCACCGGCTGGCGAGCAAGGCCTACATCGTCCCGGAAGACCTGGTCACGGAAACCCTGATCACTTACCCGGTGGAACGCGACCGCCTGGACATCTTCACCCGCTTCCTGGAACCGGCAGATATCGAACCGGCGCAAGTGCGCACATCGGAACTGACGGTGATGATGATGCAACTGGTGGCCAGCGGACGCGGCGTCTGCGGCATGCCCCATTGGGCGCTGCACGAGTACAGCTCACGGGGTTACGTGAAGGCCAAGCGGCTGGGCGAGAAAGGACTGTTCGCGACGCTGTACGCGGCCGTTCGCACCGACATGCTGGATGCACCGTACATGCGCGATTTCCTGCTGACGGCGAAGGACACGTCGTTTTCGACGCTGGATGGGGTTAGCGCGGTCCGCTAG
- a CDS encoding FMN-binding glutamate synthase family protein translates to MSLSLLSRYAFFAVCVIFTLASLPFLEHDWLWPITAVTGVLSLVGVFDLLQSPHAVRRNYPILGNIRYMFEAIRPEIRQYLLESDSDALPFSRAQRSLVYSRAKNESADKPFGTLIDVYQSGFEFIGHSMRPAPLSDPASFRVMVGGPQCTRPYSASVFNISAMSFGSLSANAIRALNQGAKLGNFAHDTGEGSISPYHREHGGDLTWELGSGYFGCRTSDGRFDPERFAAQAQTPQVRMIEIKMSQGAKPGHGGILPKHKVTQEIADTRGILMGEDCISPSRHSAFSTPIELMHFIQQLRELSGGKPVGFKFCLGHPWEFMGIAKAMLETGILPDFIVIDGKEGGTGAAPVEFTDHIGVPMREGLLFVHNTLVGLNLRDKIKLGASGKIVSAFDIASVLAIGADWANSARGFMFAIGCIQSQSCHTNKCPTGVATQDTLRQRALVVPDKAQRVYNFHRNTLKGLAEMLAAAGLEHPSQLSAKHLVRRMSATEIKLFSQLHVSLKPGELLNGEVNGEFYSRMWQMARADSFEPNEIAAA, encoded by the coding sequence ATGAGTCTGTCACTCCTGAGCCGCTACGCCTTCTTTGCCGTCTGCGTGATATTCACCCTCGCCAGCCTGCCCTTTCTCGAGCACGACTGGCTGTGGCCGATCACCGCTGTCACGGGCGTACTCAGCCTGGTCGGTGTTTTCGATTTGCTGCAAAGTCCCCACGCAGTACGCCGTAATTACCCGATCCTCGGCAACATTCGTTACATGTTCGAAGCCATTCGCCCAGAAATCCGCCAGTACCTGCTCGAATCCGACAGCGACGCCCTGCCCTTTTCCCGGGCCCAGCGTTCTCTGGTCTACTCCCGGGCCAAGAATGAAAGCGCCGACAAGCCGTTCGGTACCCTGATCGACGTGTATCAATCGGGCTTCGAGTTCATCGGCCATTCCATGCGTCCGGCGCCCTTGAGCGACCCCGCCAGTTTCCGCGTGATGGTCGGTGGCCCGCAATGCACCCGGCCGTATTCCGCGTCGGTGTTCAACATATCGGCCATGAGCTTCGGCTCGCTCAGTGCCAACGCCATCCGCGCCTTGAACCAGGGCGCCAAACTCGGCAACTTCGCCCATGACACCGGCGAGGGCAGCATCAGCCCGTATCACCGCGAACACGGCGGCGATCTGACCTGGGAACTGGGCAGCGGCTACTTCGGTTGCCGTACCTCGGACGGGCGTTTCGACCCCGAACGCTTCGCGGCGCAGGCACAGACGCCGCAGGTGCGGATGATCGAAATCAAGATGAGCCAAGGCGCCAAACCGGGGCACGGCGGGATTCTGCCCAAGCACAAGGTCACCCAGGAAATCGCCGATACCCGCGGCATCCTGATGGGCGAAGACTGCATTTCGCCGTCACGTCACAGCGCGTTTTCCACACCTATCGAGTTGATGCATTTCATCCAGCAGTTGCGTGAACTGTCCGGTGGCAAACCGGTGGGCTTCAAGTTCTGCCTCGGCCATCCGTGGGAGTTCATGGGGATCGCCAAGGCCATGCTGGAAACCGGCATCCTCCCGGATTTCATCGTGATCGATGGCAAGGAGGGCGGCACCGGCGCCGCCCCGGTGGAGTTCACCGACCACATCGGCGTGCCGATGCGCGAAGGGTTGCTGTTCGTGCACAACACGCTGGTTGGCCTGAACCTGCGGGACAAGATCAAACTCGGCGCCAGCGGCAAGATCGTCAGCGCCTTCGATATCGCCAGCGTCCTGGCCATCGGCGCCGACTGGGCCAACTCGGCGCGTGGCTTCATGTTCGCCATCGGCTGCATCCAGTCGCAAAGCTGTCACACCAACAAATGCCCGACCGGTGTTGCCACCCAGGACACCTTGCGCCAACGGGCACTGGTGGTGCCGGACAAGGCCCAGCGCGTCTACAACTTCCACCGCAACACCCTCAAGGGCCTGGCGGAGATGCTCGCCGCCGCTGGCCTCGAACATCCGTCGCAGTTGTCGGCCAAACACCTGGTACGACGCATGTCGGCAACCGAGATCAAACTGTTCTCGCAGTTGCATGTGTCCCTGAAACCGGGGGAATTGCTCAACGGTGAAGTGAATGGCGAGTTTTACTCGCGGATGTGGCAGATGGCGCGGGCCGACAGTTTCGAGCCCAATGAGATCGCGGCTGCTTGA
- a CDS encoding NUDIX hydrolase: MSFPTDVSLIDSGLIHIAAALLIGPDGRTLLVRKRGTEAFMQPGGKIEAHEQPVHALARELEEELGLIIDPACATFLGQFSAPAANEPGFVVQAEIFLLTIEAEVSPAAEIEEVIWIDPATDGNVTLAPLTRDLILPFYRASLTAIA, encoded by the coding sequence ATGTCTTTTCCTACTGATGTTTCTCTCATTGATTCCGGACTTATCCACATCGCCGCCGCCCTGCTGATCGGCCCCGACGGCCGTACCTTGTTGGTGCGCAAGCGCGGCACCGAGGCGTTCATGCAGCCGGGGGGCAAAATCGAGGCCCATGAGCAACCGGTCCATGCCCTGGCCCGTGAGTTGGAAGAAGAGTTGGGTTTGATCATTGATCCAGCCTGCGCGACTTTTCTCGGGCAGTTTTCGGCTCCGGCTGCCAACGAGCCGGGTTTTGTCGTACAGGCGGAAATCTTTCTGCTGACCATTGAAGCTGAAGTTTCCCCGGCAGCAGAGATCGAAGAAGTGATCTGGATTGACCCGGCCACCGATGGCAATGTCACCCTCGCGCCATTGACACGTGATCTGATCTTGCCGTTTTATCGGGCTTCGCTGACCGCGATCGCCTGA
- a CDS encoding LysE family translocator, with amino-acid sequence MIPLQDLLIFAAAALLMVLTPGPNMIYLISRSICQGRKAGVTSLLGVVAGFFVHLFAAAAGLTAVFLAVPMAYEVLKWAGALYLLWLAWQAVKPGARSPFEAQQLPPDSSRKLITMGFLTSALNPKIAVFYLSVFPQFISPEHGSVFTQSIVLGLTQISVSFCVNLLIALFAAGIASWFVSNPTWLALQRYFMGFVLSALALRLMLEQRRMA; translated from the coding sequence ATGATCCCGCTTCAGGATTTGCTGATTTTCGCCGCTGCCGCGTTGCTGATGGTCCTGACGCCGGGGCCGAACATGATCTATCTGATCTCCCGTTCGATCTGCCAGGGACGCAAGGCCGGTGTGACGTCTTTGCTGGGTGTGGTCGCGGGTTTTTTTGTGCACCTGTTCGCCGCGGCGGCCGGTTTGACCGCCGTGTTCCTGGCGGTGCCGATGGCTTATGAAGTGTTGAAATGGGCCGGCGCGCTGTACCTGCTGTGGCTGGCCTGGCAAGCGGTCAAACCCGGTGCGCGGTCGCCGTTCGAGGCACAACAGTTGCCGCCGGATTCGTCGCGCAAGCTGATCACCATGGGTTTTCTGACCAGTGCCCTGAACCCGAAAATCGCGGTGTTCTACCTTTCCGTGTTTCCGCAGTTCATCAGCCCCGAACACGGTTCGGTGTTCACCCAAAGCATCGTGCTGGGCCTGACCCAGATCAGCGTCAGTTTCTGCGTCAATCTGCTGATCGCCCTGTTTGCTGCGGGCATCGCTTCGTGGTTCGTCAGCAACCCGACCTGGCTGGCGCTGCAGCGTTATTTCATGGGTTTCGTGCTGTCGGCGCTGGCGCTGCGGCTGATGCTTGAACAACGCCGGATGGCTTGA